A stretch of Pseudoliparis swirei isolate HS2019 ecotype Mariana Trench chromosome 14, NWPU_hadal_v1, whole genome shotgun sequence DNA encodes these proteins:
- the LOC130204438 gene encoding ETS translocation variant 5-like, giving the protein MDGFYDQQVPFVVPESKCHVEGAERCLSDRKRKYMDTELAQDTEDLFQDLIQLQEIWIAEAQVPDDEQFVPDFQSNKLMFHGPPVSKVKRESSPSKDPSPCRTPHADVCLYNYSACDNKPAGLKAPPPASTPAHCGSSHPAGPPPAQRQLQPSAPHLANNCPPSHAPTQSPSHHQHNLPPANQSQQFALPRPPGSSFTTEQRFQRQRSEPCLPFLPQEKTATGYQPSSHDERPPYQRHHSEPLVPQVPRGFKQELVDPRYPELGPGLAHRAQNAFNHVTIKQEPRDFGFDSEVQTCQSSFGKSSVLYQNNGVGLGHDREPHLYYDDTCVVPERLEGKVKQEGLPYQRRGSMQLWQFLLTLLDNPANAHLIVWTGRNMEFKLVDPEEVARLWGLQKNRPAMNYDKLSRSLRYYYEKGIMQKVAGERYVYKFVCNPEALFSLAFPDNQRPSLKADPDAMLPPSEEDGLPPPSYEEEGPYLAEGGEQCVQGLAFPDSYPY; this is encoded by the exons ATGGACGGCTTTTACGACCAGCAGGTCCCCTTTGTGGTCCCCGAGAGT AAATGTCACGTGGAGGGAGCCGAGCGATGTCTCAGCGACCGCAAAAGGAAGTACATGGACACGGAGCTGGCTCAGGACACAGAAG ATCTCTTCCAAGACCTGATCCAGCTCCAGGAAATCTGGATTGCAGAAG CTCAGGTCCCTGATGACGAGCAGTTTGTCCCAGATTTCCAGTCCAATAAAT tgaTGTTTCACGGGCCGCCTGTCAGCAAAGTGAAGCGAGAGTCCAGTCCGTCTAAAGACCCGTCTCCCTGCAGAACGCCCCACGCCGACGTGTGCCTTTACAATTACAG CGCCTGTGACAACAAGCCAGCTGGGCtcaaagctccgcctccagcctcCACACCGGCACACTGTGGCTCCTCCCATCCTGCAGGACCTCCACCCGCACAGAGGCAGTTACAACCTTCCGCCCCCCATCTGGCCAACAACTGCCCCCCGAGCCACGCTCCCACCCAAAGCCCCTCCCACCACCAACACAACCTCCCGCCGGCCAACCAAAGCCAGCAGTTTGctttgccccgcccccccggtTCATCCTTCACCACGGAACAACG GTTTCAGCGGCAGCGGTCGGAGCCCTGCCTGCCTTTCCTCCCCCAGGAGAAAACGGCGACCGGCTACCAGCCGTCGAGCCACGACGAGCGGCCGCCGTACCAGCGCCACCACTCGGAGCCCCTGGTCCCCCAAGTGCCCCGGGGTTTCAAACAGGAGCTGGTGGATCCGCGATACCCAGagctgggtccaggtctggCCCACCGGGCCCAGAACGCTTTCAACCACGTCACCATCAAACAGGAGCCGAGAGACTTTGGCTTCGACTCAG AGGTTCAGACCTGCCAGTCGTCATTTGGGAAGTCTTCAGTCTTGTACCAGAATAACGGCGTCG GTCTCGGCCACGACAGAGAGCCGCACTTGTACTACGACGACACTTGCGTCGTGCCAGAAAGACTGGAAG GCAAGGTGAAGCAGGAGGGTTTGCCGTATCAGCGCCGCGGCTCCATGCAGCTGTGGCAGTTCCTGCTCACGCTGCTGGACAACCCGGCCAACGCACACCTCATCGTGTGGACGGGCCGCAACATGGAGTTCAAACTCGTCGATCCAGAGGAG GTGGCTCGGCTCTGGGGGCTCCAGAAGAACCGCCCGGCCATGAACTACGACAAGCTGAGCCGCTCCCTGCGGTACTACTACGAGAAGGGCATCATGCAGAAG GTGGCCGGGGAACGGTACGTCTACAAGTTTGTGTGCAACCCCGAGGCGCTTTTCTCGCTGGCGTTCCCAGACAACCAGAGGCCGAGTCTGAAGGCCGACCCGGACGCCATGCTGCCGCCCAGCGAGGAGGACGGCCTCCCGCCGCCCAGCTACGAGGAGGAGGGTCCGTACCTGGCTGAGGGAGGGGAGCAGTGCGTCCAGGGACTGGCGTTCCCCGACAGCTACCCGTACTAG